Proteins encoded in a region of the Massilia sp. UMI-21 genome:
- a CDS encoding NYN domain-containing protein — MASSDNISMAVFCDFENVALGVRDANYEKFDIKPVLERLLLKGSIVVKKAYCDWDRYKAFKAPMHEANFELIEIPHVRQSGKNSADIRLVVDALDLCYTKSHVDTFVIISGDSDFSPLVSKLRENAKRVIGVGVKQSTSDLLVANCDEFIFYDDLVREVRRAAAKRKEELDARRGQPATRRPSDDKRREELEARKAQALEMVVETFDALVSERGDTGKIWASLLKDTLKRRRPDFSETYYGYRTFGNLLEEAQSRGLFEFGRDEKSGTYVYRSAAAPVTMPAPELVVMPEAPENEEAATEEPGGEEAPALEAKPERSRRGRGGRRGGGRDAAPAVPELTATDADLAVPPPAVDEAAVPAAPEAPEASTAAEPAQAVAEETVAEPAPAPVKERRRAPRKPAAKKAPAPAAVVEAPAELPAPAGSPDSAADTAPPAPAVGPDSDAVAGEAPAETDADAKTARKPGARPAHKAPARKAAPRSRRPAKPKTTPENG, encoded by the coding sequence ATGGCTTCTTCCGACAACATCAGCATGGCGGTGTTCTGCGACTTCGAAAACGTCGCGCTCGGCGTGCGCGACGCCAACTACGAAAAATTCGATATCAAGCCGGTGCTGGAGCGCCTGCTGCTCAAGGGCAGCATCGTGGTCAAGAAAGCGTATTGCGACTGGGACCGCTACAAGGCTTTCAAGGCCCCGATGCACGAGGCGAATTTCGAGCTGATCGAGATCCCGCATGTGCGCCAGTCGGGCAAGAACTCGGCCGACATCCGGCTGGTGGTCGATGCACTCGACCTGTGCTACACCAAGTCGCACGTCGATACCTTCGTCATCATCTCGGGCGACTCCGACTTTTCGCCGCTGGTATCGAAGTTGCGCGAGAATGCCAAGCGCGTGATCGGGGTGGGCGTCAAGCAGTCCACCTCCGACCTGCTGGTGGCCAATTGCGACGAATTCATCTTCTACGACGACCTGGTGCGTGAAGTGCGCCGCGCCGCCGCCAAGCGCAAGGAAGAACTCGACGCGCGCCGCGGCCAGCCGGCGACCCGGCGCCCGAGCGACGACAAGCGCCGCGAAGAACTGGAAGCGCGCAAGGCCCAGGCCCTCGAAATGGTCGTCGAGACCTTCGATGCGCTGGTGTCCGAGCGCGGCGACACCGGCAAGATCTGGGCTTCGCTGCTGAAGGACACCCTGAAGCGCCGCCGTCCCGACTTCTCCGAGACCTATTACGGCTACCGCACCTTCGGCAACCTGCTCGAAGAAGCGCAGAGCCGCGGCCTGTTCGAATTCGGCCGCGATGAAAAGTCCGGCACCTATGTGTACCGCAGCGCCGCCGCGCCGGTGACGATGCCGGCGCCTGAACTGGTGGTGATGCCCGAGGCGCCGGAGAACGAGGAAGCGGCGACCGAGGAGCCGGGCGGCGAGGAAGCGCCGGCGCTCGAGGCCAAGCCGGAACGCAGCCGCCGCGGCCGCGGCGGACGCCGGGGCGGGGGGCGCGATGCGGCGCCGGCCGTGCCCGAGCTGACCGCAACGGACGCGGACCTGGCCGTGCCGCCGCCTGCGGTGGACGAAGCGGCGGTGCCGGCGGCGCCGGAAGCGCCCGAGGCGTCCACTGCGGCCGAGCCGGCGCAAGCGGTGGCCGAGGAAACCGTGGCCGAGCCGGCGCCGGCGCCGGTCAAGGAACGCCGCCGCGCGCCGCGCAAGCCGGCTGCCAAGAAGGCGCCAGCGCCGGCAGCGGTCGTGGAAGCGCCGGCCGAGTTGCCGGCGCCGGCCGGGTCGCCGGACAGTGCTGCGGACACGGCGCCGCCGGCGCCGGCGGTGGGGCCGGATAGCGATGCCGTGGCCGGCGAGGCGCCCGCCGAAACCGATGCGGACGCGAAAACGGCCCGCAAGCCGGGCGCGCGCCCGGCCCACAAGGCGCCGGCCCGCAAGGCCGCGCCGCGCAGCCGCCGTCCGGCCAAGCCGAAGACCACGCCCGAGAACGGCTGA
- a CDS encoding DUF1810 domain-containing protein, producing MDNEFDLERFIRAQEPVYATVLAELRAGRKHSHWMWFVFPQVAGLGRSDMARRYAIASADEAAAYLAHPVLGARLRECASIVAALDGPSADEIFGQPDALKFRSSMTLFADVAPDEAVFQACIDKYFDGQADEATLARL from the coding sequence ATGGACAATGAATTCGACCTCGAGCGTTTCATCCGGGCCCAGGAGCCGGTGTACGCCACGGTGCTCGCCGAACTGCGCGCGGGCCGCAAGCACAGCCACTGGATGTGGTTCGTTTTTCCGCAGGTCGCCGGGCTCGGCCGCAGCGACATGGCGCGGCGCTATGCGATCGCCTCCGCCGACGAAGCGGCGGCCTACCTGGCGCACCCGGTGCTCGGTGCGCGCCTGCGCGAATGCGCTTCGATCGTGGCGGCGCTCGACGGTCCGTCGGCCGACGAGATTTTCGGTCAACCCGACGCGCTCAAGTTCCGTTCGTCGATGACCCTGTTCGCCGACGTCGCGCCCGACGAAGCGGTATTCCAGGCATGCATCGACAAGTATTTCGACGGACAGGCGGACGAGGCCACGCTGGCGCGGCTCTGA
- a CDS encoding sodium:solute symporter — MSPALLFAILIGYFALLLGVAWATSRNANNDSFFIGNKSSNWMLVAFGMVGTTLSGATFISVPGAVGNDAFGYAQILIGYVIGYIAVAYILLPLYYRLQLTSIYHYLDVRLGRRSYQSGAGFFIISRLLGATARLYLVVNILQAIILDSLGIPFWITTLVILGMILMYTYQGGVKTIVWTDTLQTTCMLFGLFACVWFLLGELGMSVPDSLNAMQSQGLARIFTTDFDSPNFFLKQIVAGIFIVLTMTGMDQEMMQKTISVKTLKDSQKNLLSLTAVLVVVLMSFLFLGGLLYLYAPIAGVSATGDKIFPAVVMGHLPATVQIIFLIALISALFPSADGAITALTSSFCIDILGIKRRNDLTEAGKESLRRRVHLGFAGLFLFLVLGFKAADNPSMIVVILKLAAYTYGPLLGLFGFGMLTRRMPTDRLVPFVTIGAPILCALLEYNQEHLLGSYRLGLELLMVNGILVFAGLFAISHKERTGAATIAA, encoded by the coding sequence ATGTCCCCGGCACTCCTCTTCGCAATCCTCATCGGCTATTTCGCGCTCCTGCTCGGCGTGGCCTGGGCCACCTCCCGCAACGCCAACAACGACAGCTTCTTCATCGGTAACAAGAGCAGCAACTGGATGCTGGTCGCGTTCGGCATGGTCGGCACCACGCTGTCCGGCGCCACCTTCATCAGCGTGCCCGGCGCGGTAGGAAACGACGCCTTCGGCTACGCCCAGATCCTGATCGGCTACGTGATCGGCTACATCGCCGTGGCCTACATCCTGCTGCCGCTGTACTACCGGCTCCAGCTGACCTCGATCTACCACTACCTCGACGTGCGCCTCGGGCGCCGCTCGTACCAGAGCGGGGCGGGCTTCTTCATCATCTCGCGCCTGCTCGGCGCCACCGCGCGGCTCTACCTGGTGGTGAACATCCTGCAGGCGATCATCCTCGACAGCCTGGGAATCCCGTTCTGGATCACGACCCTGGTCATCCTCGGCATGATCCTGATGTACACCTACCAGGGCGGCGTCAAGACCATCGTCTGGACCGATACCCTGCAGACCACCTGCATGCTGTTCGGCCTGTTCGCCTGCGTCTGGTTCCTGCTGGGCGAGCTGGGCATGTCGGTCCCCGACAGCCTGAACGCGATGCAGTCGCAGGGCCTGGCGCGCATCTTCACGACCGACTTCGACAGCCCCAACTTCTTCCTCAAGCAGATCGTGGCCGGCATCTTCATCGTGCTGACCATGACCGGCATGGACCAGGAGATGATGCAGAAGACGATTTCCGTCAAGACCCTCAAGGATTCGCAGAAGAACCTGCTGAGCCTGACCGCCGTGCTGGTGGTGGTCCTGATGAGCTTCCTGTTCCTGGGTGGCCTGCTCTACCTGTACGCGCCGATCGCCGGCGTGAGCGCCACCGGCGACAAGATCTTCCCGGCCGTGGTCATGGGCCATCTGCCTGCCACGGTGCAGATCATCTTCCTGATCGCCCTGATCTCGGCCCTGTTCCCCAGCGCGGACGGCGCGATCACGGCGCTGACATCCTCGTTCTGCATCGACATCCTCGGCATCAAGCGCCGCAACGACCTGACGGAAGCGGGCAAGGAAAGCCTGCGCCGCCGCGTGCACCTGGGCTTCGCCGGGCTGTTCCTGTTCCTGGTGCTGGGCTTCAAGGCGGCCGACAACCCGAGCATGATCGTGGTCATCCTCAAGCTGGCGGCCTACACCTACGGTCCGCTGCTGGGCCTGTTCGGCTTCGGCATGCTGACGCGACGCATGCCGACCGACCGCCTGGTGCCGTTCGTTACGATCGGCGCGCCGATTCTTTGCGCACTCCTTGAGTACAATCAGGAACACCTGCTCGGTTCTTACCGCCTCGGGCTGGAATTGCTCATGGTAAATGGCATACTCGTGTTTGCCGGCCTGTTCGCGATCTCGCACAAGGAGCGGACCGGCGCCGCGACGATCGCGGCCTGA